GGATGAAAGGAGATTGGTCGTGAGCGCTGATGCCACAGAATGAGCGGATCAGCCTCGCGCAGTTTGCGAGGCTTCCCGTAGTTGTTGCTGCGACTTCAGTCGCCGGTGACCGGCTGCGCGCGGAACTTTCTATTCAGGCCGGCCACGCCACAAGCGGTTTACGCGCAGAACGTCGCAGGCCGAAGGATCTATACCCTGTCCAGCACGTCAGCCGGGGACCACAACCGAGACTTCTCCGGTGTTGATATCCAAGCACGTGCAAGATAGGGAGATTGGCGCGCCACGTCGACTCGGTGTCAGGACCGGCGACAGATCTTCGGCCGCAATGGTTCGTGCGAGGCAACGACGGTGTGGGGCGGCTTGAGACGATCGTTCGCGGGGCTGGCTCCTCACCGGCGACTGAAGTCGCAGCAACAACTACGAGAAGCCTCGCAAACTGCGCGAGGCTGTTCGGGGTCGGAAGCTGGTTTCGGCTGCGGAGGATAAACGCTTCATCCTCCCCCTGGGTCGACTCACCATGACGTCGAAGAGGGCGCGGTTCGATGCCCCAGCTTCAGTGCGAGGCAGGGGTTTGCGTCGCGAATGGGTCGAGGGAGCGGAAGGCGGCGCGGATCTGGGCGTCGGTGAGGAGCGGGGCCTGCGGGAGGAGGGGGCGCGCTGCGTCCAGGGCGGGGATCTCGCGCGCGTGGGCGCGCATCCATGCCTCCAGGCCGCGGAGCGCGCGGGCGTTGGCCTGGCCGTGCGGCGTGCGGTCGCCCGCGGAGGGCTGAAGGATGGCGGTGAGCGCCAGCCGCGGCACCGGCGCGAAGGCGATCTCGGACAGCTTGGCGCGGTACTCCAGGTCGGCCGCCGTCAGCGCCAGCCCAAGCCGGTGGTCGATGGCGTGCCGGCCTTCGTGCGCGAAGATGCCGCTCCGCACCGCGGCGGCGTCGTACGCGGCGATGAACGCGCGCTGCAGTTCCGCGCCCGCGAGGCCGCGCGCCCGCAGGCTGTCGGCGATCTGCCGCGTGCCGTCGCGCTGGAGGCGGTCGAGCACGCCGGGGAGAAAGCCGTACGGTGCCCGGGCCGCGCGCCCCCAGTCGTCCGCGCTGTCGGCGGGAAGGCGGCGGGCGCGCTCGTCGCCGGGGCGCGGCTCGACCCAGCGCGCCCACGCCTGGAGCGCACCGCCGGCGCGCGCGGGGCGGACCTCGTAGATGGCCGCCGTGTCCGCCCAGCCGCCGTGCGCCGCCTCGCCGTCCCACGCCCAGGTCTGGAACCCGTCGGACGCCAGCTCGTCGAGCACCACGTAGCGCAGCCGCGCGGCGTGGCCGTACTGCTCCACCGTCTCGGCGCGGTCCAGCACGGCGTGGCCCAGGTGCAGGTCGAAGTATCCCGCCGTGTTGCCGAGCCCCGCGTAGGTGCCGAACCGCTCGTGGACCGCCGACTGGAACGCCGCCCAGCCGAACGCGGGCGCGGCGCCGGCGGGGAAGAGCGCCGGCCACAGGCGCCGCGCCCCGGCGTCCAGGTCGCGGCGGAAGGCGCGCGAGTCGCCCTTCCCCAGCGCGGTCAGCCGGTAGTACTCGTCGGTGGTGGCGCGGACGCGGCGCAGGAAGGCGGCGTACGCGCCGACCTCGGCGATCTCGGGCGACGCGGGAAGGCCGGCGCCCACCGCCGCCGCCTCGTCGAACATCCGCGACGCGGCGAGGGCGCGGAAGAGGGCGAGGTGCTCGGCACGCACCGAATCGCCCCCCACCCAGCGGGGAAGGAGCGTGGAGAGGGTGGAGTCCGCGCCGCCCAGCTCGTTGCCGGGCTGGCCGAGGGTGGTGAGGAAGTAGGACTTCCACCCGGCCAGCGCCGCGGGCCCGTCGCCCGACAGAACGGCGGTGGTGACGAGCTGGCGCGCGGGGCGCAGCATGCCGGGCCCCGCGCTCACCACCGGCTGCAGCATGGCGACGGCGAGATGGAGCGCGCTCTCGTCGCGGCGGGAGGGCGCTCGCCCGGCCAGGCGCGCCTCCAGCACCGGCTGGGTGGCGGCGGCGCCGAACTGGGTGGCGGCCTCGGCCGAATCGTCGAGCGATTCCGCCATCTCCATCGCCTTGCGGGCCGCCTCGCGCGCGTCGGCGAAGCGGCGGCGGGCGGTCTCCATCCGCGCGAGCCCGGCCCACGCCTGCGACGCCAGGGCGCCGGCGTTCAGCGCGGCCGAGTAGTGCGCTCGCCCCGCGTTCACGTCGCCGCGGTAGCGCCAGGCGAGCAGCGCCAGCATCTGCTCGGCCCGCGAGCGGTCGCGCGGGGCGGCGCCGGGGAGGTGGGCGGCGGAGTCGAGCAGCGCTTCCGCATCTCCCAGGCGGTGCTGGATGAACGCCTCGGCGCCGCGCACCACCAGCCGCTCCGCGCGCGCCTCAGCCGCAGGGTCGCTCGGGCGGGCGCAGGTCGCGGCGATGCAGAAGACCAGCAGCGGTGCGGGGAAGCGGCGCATCGTCGGGGGATGGAAGACCGGAAGGCGGCAAGCGGTGCATCCCGACGTAAATCCCCGCATCCCCTCTCGTCAATGATCCTGAACAGATGAATCTCACACGGAGGGAACGGAGGTAACGGAGAACTCACCGCGAGCGCGGTTTTCCTCCGTTTCCTCCGTTCCCTCGCGTGAAACCGATCTTTCGGTATCTACAGGTTCAACCAGTAGTTGAACTTCACGAGCAGGACGTTGGTGCTGGGCGAGCGGTCGCCGTCGAACAGGCGGCCGAAGTCGCGCGCGAAGCGGAACTGGCCGTTCGGCTCGAAGTTCTCGCGCCCCTGGCTCCACACCACGAACAGCGTCGACCCCGGCCGGTACTCCCAGCGCAGCACCGTGTTGGTGCGCAGCGCCTTGAAGTTGAAGTCCGGCCGTCCGAACGAGAACTCCGGTGTCCCGTCGCCGTCGCGGTCCACCGAGTACAGCCCGTCCTCGAGCGAGAGCGCGTTGCCGAAGTGGCTGAAGCGCGAATCGAAGCTCTTCGCGTGCGGGTCCACCACCTCCTTCAGTCCCCCGTACTCGCCCGTGGCCACGAACGGCTGCGCGTAGAAGTCCAGCGTGAGGCGCGGGGTGAAGGCGTAGCTCGCGCGCGTGGTCAGCGACACCGAGCGCTGGCGGATGTCGGCGAACACGTAGTGCGGCTGCCCCGCCGCATCCCGCGGCGCCGAGACGAAGATCCACGGGTCGCGGCCGACGGTGAGGCTGGGCCCCGCCGTCAGGCGCAGCCGCGCGCCGGCCCGCAGCGTGGCGTCGGTCCCCACGCTCCAGCTGTGCCCCACCGTGCTCCACTCGTTGTAGCCGTCGGCCCAGATGTCGCCCGAAAGGCGGCGGCGCGGGTCGCTGTTGATCCCCGCGTCGTAGTGCGTGTACGCCGGGCCGATGAACGACGGCCCGCCGCGCAGGATGTCGGTGCGCAGCGCCGGGAACTCGGTGTCGCTGCCGAAGTAGCCGCTCCAGTTGTTCCGCAGGTCGGCCGAGCCGTTCACGTTCATTCCCGTGGTCAGCCGCTCGCCCGCGAAGTTGTAGCCGTTCCACGCGTTGAAGTTGGCGTCCCAGCGCAGGAAGCGCTTCGTGGGCTCGAAGTGGTTGTAGCCGATCCATCCCCCCTGCAGGAACCAGTCGGTGCTGCGCTGGAACCCCAGGTCGTTCATCTCCAGCCCCGGCGAGCGGGCGTGCGCGTACAGGCCGCCGCGCATGTGGCCGCCGCCGGTCTTCTCCACCTTCACGTCGGCCAGCCACCCGCTCAGCGAGGTGCGCGTGGGGTCGAACTCCACGTCGGCCGCGTCGGGGCGCTGGAAGTAGTGGCCGGGGCCCAGCTGGATGCGCGAGATGGCGGCGGTGCTCCCGCGCACCAGCGAGCCCAGCGCCGACGCGCGCAGCTCGTAGTTGCCGCCCCAGAAGCGGTGCCGCCCGTCTACCCCCGCCAGGAAGGCGTCGCGGGTGAGCAGCGAGAGCCGCGGATCGCCGGCGTCCAGGTCGCGCACGGTGGCGCTGGCGATGGCGCCGATGGCGCTCTGGCCGCCGCGGAAGTCCTGGATCACGCGGCCCACGAAGTAGTTGGTGAGCGGCTCCACCGTGGCCGCGCGGCGGACGCCCGACGGGTCGATGTACTCCGTCTGCTCGCGCGCGGTCAGCGCGTCCAGGATCCCCACCGAGAGCCCGCCCGCCGTCTTCCCGCTGACCTTGGCGGCGCCCAGGATGGTGGTGTTCTGCGGGCGCTCGGCGAAGTCGCTGGCCGGGTCCGAGGCCTGCGGCTCGCGCCCCAGCCGGCGCGAGTAGAAGGGCTGGTCGTTGCCGAAGCCGCCGCTGCGCACGAAGTACGGAAAGCTCACGCCGAAGCGGAAGATGTCGGCCCCCTCGGTGAAGAACGGCCGCCGCTCGGAGAAGAAGGTCTCGAACGCGGTCAGGTTCACCTGGCTGGGGTCGGCCTCCACCTGCCCGAAGTCGGGGTTGATGGTGGCGGTAAGGGTGAGGTTGGAGGTCAGCCCGTAGCGCACGTCGGCGCCGACGCCGCCCACCGCGTCGTTGGGCGAGAAGAAGGGGTCGCCCGGGCGGTTGGGCGCGCGGGTGAGGCGGGCCAGGGTGTAGGGGATCACCTCCAGCCGCCGCCCCGAGCTCACCCCGCGGATGCCGTGCAGCTCGCCGAACTGCGAGACGAAGCCGTTGCGGTCCGGCCGGATGTTGGACCAGTCGTCGCGCTCGTTGCGCCGGGCGATGTCGCGCCCCACGTCGAACCCCCACGTCTGCCCGGCGGAGTCCGCGCGGGTGCTGAAGCGCAGCTGCGACAGCGGGATGCGGTACTCGGCCACCCACCCGGCGCTGTCCACCTTCGTCTCCGACTCCCACACCGCGTCCCACCCCACGTCCTCGCTGGTGTCGTTGGAGTGGAAGACGTCCTTCTGCACGTTGGCCGGGTTCACCGAGAAGCGGAATGCCGTGCGCTTGTCGTTGTAGCTGTCGATGGTCACGTGGATCCACTCGCTCGTGACCCCGCTCATGTCGCGCCGGCCCACGGGGGCGACGATGGAGTCGGGCGACGGGTCGAAGGCGCGGACGCCCACGTAGATGGCCGCGTCGTCGTACACCACGCGCGCCTCGGTGCGGAGCGAGGCGGCCGAGCCGGGGTTGGGCACCCGCTGCACGAAGTCGGCGAGCGGCTGCGCCTGCGCCCACGCGGCGTCGTCCAGCACGCCGTCCAGCTTCGGGGCCGCGCCGGTGATGCGCACCGCCGTTCCCGGGCGGCGTGCCTCCGCCGCCGCGGCGCGCGCGGGCGGGGCGGACTGCTGCGACTGCGCCAGGGCGACGGCCGGATGGAAGGAGACGAGGAGCAGCGCGGGAAGGGTGATGCGTGACCGCATGGTCGGGTCTCCGACGCTCGGGAGGGGGCAGCCGGATCCGCGGTGCGCGGAGGAGCGGCTGTCGTGTGCGGGATACCACCTGGTTCGTCTTGGATGCACGCCGCGCGCGAAGGGTTGGAAGCGATCGCGGCGACGTCGTGGACAGGCATGCTAATTATCTAGCATTAAGGACGCAAGAGTTTTCTGCTGGGATTCCAGCATCTGAACCCACCCGCGGCTGGTCTCCAGCCAAGTGTTTGCCAAACCTGCGTTTACGGCCGCAATGGTCCGGATGTTGCTCTTCTCCCGGGCGAACCCTGAACCGAGGAGGCGCAGGATGCAGAACCCCCAGGAACGTCCGCAGGCCCAGCTTTCCGTGGTGGGCGCGTGCACGGTGACGGACTGCAAGTTCAACGAGGCCCACGAGTGCCACGCCGGGCAGATCGAGGTTCGCGTGGGGCAGGACGGCGCCCACTGCGCCACCTACACCCCCGAGGCCTCCACCCGCCCGCGCCCGTAGCGGCCGGCCGGATCAGCGGACCAGGGGCCCCTCGCCGGGGCCCCTTTTTTTCGTTCCGCACCATCCTCTGTGAGATGCCTGTTGTATCTCTTCGTCCCGCGGGATCTATTCAGGGACTCGCGGGACGGATTCGGCAGAGGAGATGAAGTGACGGAGACGGGATCGTTGGCGCAGCCAAACATCTTTGCGGGCGCGCGGTTCGACCGCGCGGCGCTGCTGCGGCGGGACGGGGACTGGATCGGCGAGCGGCTGCGCGACCCGGCCAGCCGCTTCGCGCCCGTGTGGCAGCTGAAGAACCTGTTCGCGGCGGACGGCGAGCCGCGCGTCCGCTGGCTTACCGCCGACGAGGCGGCGCCGCTGCTGGGCGCGGGGACGGCGGTGTTCCTGGGGATGGACGACGGCGCGGCGCACTTCGCGGTCGAGGTGGGGCACGAGGACCCGGCCGACGTGGCGCTCGCGGCCGGCGGCGAGTTCGAGGAGCTGCGCCGCCACGGCTCCATCCTGCCGCCGCGCGACGCCGGGATGCTGGCCTTCGCGCGGGGGATGATGCACTGGCACGCGCGCCACCGCTTCTGCGGCGTGTGCGGCGAGCCCACCGAGGTGCGCGACGCGGGGCACGTGCGCGCCTGCACCGCGCCCGCCTGCGGCGCCGTCCACTTCCCGCGCACCGACCCCGCCGTGATCATGCTGGTGACGCACGAGGATCGCGCCCTGCTCGGCCGCCAGTCGAGCTGGGACGCGGGGCGCTACTCCACCCTCGCGGGCTTCGTGGAGCCCGGCGAGAGCCTGGAGGACGCGGTCGCGCGCGAGGTGTGGGAGGAAGCGGGCGTGCGGCTGGGCGAAGTCCGCTACCACTCGTCGCAGCCGTGGCCCTTCCCGTCGTCGCTGATGGTGGGCTTCACCGCCGAAGCCGCGGACGAGCGCATCGAAGTCGACCACGACGAGCTGGAAGACGCGCGCTGGTTCACCCGTGACGACCTTCGCCGCGGCCTGGCCGGCGGCACGCTCCTTCTCCCCTCCCCCATCTCCATCTCCCACCGTCTGGTGACCGGGTGGCTGGAGGGGGGAGTGAGGTAAAGTGCGGGGGATGGAGATGTGATCGCGGCGAGAGGAGAGGCATCGGCGCGCGTCCGCGGCTGGCTCCCTCCCCCGGCCCCTCCGCCCGCTCCGCGGGGGAGGGGAGAAGTGCAACTTCGGGATGTAAACCGCACAGAGACGTCATCCTGAGGCCGACCATGACGGACTTGTCCTGCACAACAGGCGGCAGGCCGAAGGATCTATAGCCGGCATCGCACGTCGAATGCGGTATCGCATGTCTGTTCCCGATCAAGGTAGCTTTCGAGAAAAGAAAAGCCCCGCCGCCGCTATACCTCGAAAGGCTACCCCAAGCGGAACTTGGGGCTTCGCGGAACGACAGGGCTTCTGCGATGATGTAAATCGCGTCCGCGTCACAGCGGAACCGGTTTTGGCGGAACCACCAGCGGCAGCAGCACCGCCGCCGCCAGCGCCAGCGCGGCGCCGGTGAGGAACGCCGCCGCGGAGCCGAACGCATCCCAGACCAGGCCGAAGAGGATGCTGGCGAAAAGGACGGAGACGCCGGTGACCGCGTGGTACCAGCCGAACGCGCTTCCCCGCACCGCGGCGGGGGCGAGTGCGGCCACCAGCGCCTTCTCCGGCGCCTCCGTCAGCCCGAAGAACAGGCCGTAGGCGACGAAGAGCGCCCACGCGTGCCACTCCACCCCGGCGAACGCGAACCCCGCGTACACCGCGGCGTAGACCACCCATCCCCCCACGATCGCCGCGCGCGGGCCCGTGCGGTCGCTCATCCGCCCGCCGATGACGCTCCACACCATCTTGCTCACGTGCAGCGCCGCCCAGAGCAGCGGGATCAGCGCCACCGCCACGCCCAGCTGCCGCGCGCGCAGCAGCAGGAACGCGTCCGACGAGTTGCCGAGCGCGAACAGCACCAGCACGCCCAGGTAGCGCGGCATCACCGGCCCCATCTCCGCCAGCGGCGGGAGGATGCGGCGGCCGGGCGCGGCGGGCCCGGCGGCGACGGCGCGCGGCGTCTCGCGCACCTTCGCCATCACCACCAGGAAGGTGAGGATGCCGGGAACGAGCGCCAGGGCGAACACCACGCGCAGGCGGTGCGGCTGGTCGCCCACCACCACCAGCAGGAGCGCGCTGGCCAGCAGCGGCCCGATCACCGCGCCCGCGTGGTCGGCCGCGCGGTGGATGCCGAACGCGGCGCCGCGCACCTCGGGCGCCACCGACTCGGCCAGCATGGCATCGCGCGGCGCGGTGCGCAGCCCCTTCCCCACGCGGTCGGCGAAGCGGATGCCGAGCACCTGCCACGCGCCCGTCGCCAGCGCGATCAGCGGCCGCCCCGCCGCGGCGATCCCGTATCCCCATGCCACCAGCGCCTTCCGCTTCCCGAAGCGGTCGGCCACCACGCCGCTGGCCAGCTTCAGCAGGCTGCTGCTGGCCTCGGCCACCCCCTCGATCACCCCCAGGAACGCGGGGCCGGCGCCCAGCACGCCGGTCAGGAAGAGCGGGAGGAGCGGGTAGATCATCTCGCTGGCCGAGTCGTTCAGCAGCGAGACCACGCTCAGCCAGAGCAGGTTGCCGCGCAGCAGCGAAGCCTTGCGCGGCGGCAGGGCTTCGGCGGCCGCGGGGGGATCGCCAGGCATCACGGCGTCCGCCGCCGCGAGCGGGCGGACGCGCGGCGGGGCCCGGCGCGAGGCGAGAGCGGGGAGAGGGTCATCCGGTCCGGCGGATTGGGAGATGGACGCGCGAAGCCCCGCCGTGGACCTTCCGCGGCGGGGCTTCGCGCATCTCCGCGCGCTATCCGAGGAGAACGACGGCGATGATGACGCCGACCGCGACGGCGGCCACCAGGTACCACCAGTCCTTGCTTCCCATCGGCGCCACGCGCTTCGACTCCGCGGCGGCCACCTGGCTGCGCACCTCGTCGGTCGACGGGTAGAGCGACGGCGTGCGAACCGCCTGTGGCTGGGCCAGCTGCGTGGCGGGCGCGGCGTCGCTGTGGCTGGCCACGGCCTGCTGCGCGTGCACGGGAGCCGCGCACAGCATCAGCGCGGCGGCGGTGTAGAGCACCTTCCGCATACGAACCTCCTGAAACGGGGATACGTCCCTGGGTTGTGGGATGTGTCCGGTGCTGATGCAAACTCCGTGCGGGGACCCCGCAGCGCGTTGCGGACGCAGCACTTCCGCGGGGGATGGAACCGCGTGCCGCTACCGCAATCTGCGGCCGGACCCCGCACTCCGCGGCTGGGCGATTCACGCCGGGAGGACGACGAGAGTGTGAATCATCTCGCGGGCCGGACAGGCATAAGTCATCATCTCACAAGTACTTGCAGGCCGGATGATCCACGCTCGTCCTGCGCGTCCGCGTCTGTATCGCATTCGGCTCATCGATTGCCATCATGGGATGGTGCGTAATGGAAAGCTCGCGAGCTGGCTTCCGCACCGGCGGCTGAAGCCGCAGCAACAACTACGGGAAGCCTCGCAAACTGCGCGAGGCTGTTCGGCTCGGCAGCCGGTTCCCGTTCCGGAGGACGCCTCCATTCCGTCTATCGTCGTCGCGAATTGCGGTGTTCGACTCAAGGAGGCGCCGTGGGGTGACGAAGCGCGGTGGCGTTTGCCCTCGCTCTCCGCGCCTCCGCGTCTCCGCGTGAGATCCCGCGATGCATGGAGCCGCGCACCGGTGTGGCGGACGCGGCCCCGCCCGCGGATGGATCGGCGCGGAAAATTTTGCGCGGCAAGGAGTTGTGGTCCGCGCGGCTGCGGGGGACGAGGTGAGCGCGGCTCGGTTGACGAAACTCTCCGCCCGTGCGATACTCCGGGTGAGCGCCGTTCGGACGCTCGTTCCCGTTCCCGCCGGCTGGCATGCCCGGCGGGAATTGCTTTCCCGGTGTTCCGCCGCGGGCCTCTCCCAATCCACCGCTCCTGATGATCGCCGGGATCGTGCTGGCCGCCGGGCGCTCGCGCCGCATGGGGCAGCCCAAGGCGTTCCTGCGGCTGGGCGGGGCCACCTTCCTGGAGCGCACCGTCGCCGCACTGCGGGAGGGGGGATGCGGCGAGATCGTGGTCGTCACCGGCCCGCCGGACGAGGCGCCCGCGGCCGAGACCGCGGTCGCGGCGGAGCGGCTGGGCGCGCGCGTGGCGGTCAATCCCCATACCGGCTCGGAGCAGGTGGACTCGCTCCGGGCCGGACTGCGTGCGCTGGGGGAGGGGATCGCCGCCGCCGCCGTCGTCCCCGTGGACGTCCCCGGCATCGCCGCGGCGACGGTGCGGGCGGTGATCGACGCGTTCGAGGGCGATCCCCATCCCCCCATCGTGCAGCCGTGCGACGGGGAGCGGCACGGGCACCCGGTGCTCTTCGCCCGCGCCCTCTGGCCGGAGCTGATGGCGGACCCGCTCCCCGACGGCGCGCGCACGGTGATCCACGCGCACGCCGCGCAGCGCGCCGAGGTCCGCGTCCCCCACCTCGCGGCGGACGTGGACACCCCCGAGGACTACCGCCGGCTGCTGGAGATGGAGGGGTGACGGAGGGAGACGGGGCGCCGCTCGCGCTGGCCGAGGCCGTGCGCCTGGCCCGCGAGGCGCTGGACGGCGGCGAGCCGATGGTGAGCCTGGCGGTGATCGACTCGCGCGGGGATGGCGCGCCGCCACCGGGGACGCGGATGGCGGTGTGGGCGGACCGCCACCGCGGCACGCTGGGCGACCCGCGGCTGGACGCGCAGGCGATTGCCTTCGCGCGCGAGGCGCTGGTGCCGGGCGCGCGGCTGGGGACGCGCGAGATCTCCGCCGGGGGAGTCGTCGCCGAGGTCTACGCGGAGCCGCACCACGCGCCGCCGGAGCTGGTGATCGTGGGCGCGGGGCACATCGCCCGGCCGCTGTGCCGCATCGGCGCGCTGCTGGGCTTCCGCGTCACCGTGCTGGACGACCGCCCCGATTTCGCCACCCGCGAGCGCTTTCCCGAGGCGGAGGTGGTGCGCCGCGCCGACTTCTCGGACCCGTTCGCCGGCGTCTCCATCTCCCCCCGCACTCACCTGGTGCTGGTGACGCGCGGACACAAGTACGACTTCGAGGCGCTGCGCGACGTCCTCCGCCGTCCCCAACGGCCCGCGTACATCGGGATGGTGGGAAGCCGCCGCCGCACCCGCGCCGCGCTGGAGCAGCTGGCGCGCGAGGGGCTGGACGCGGAGCGCATCGCCGCCGTCCGCGCGCCGGTGGGGCTGGACGTGCACGCCGAGACGCCCGAGGAGATCGCCGTGGCCATCGCCGCCGAGATGGTGCTGCTGCGCCGCGGCGGAACCGGCCGCCCGCTGCGCGAAACCGAGCGCGTGTGGGAGCGCTGGGTGGCGCCGCGAGGTGAGTCTCGCAACCCGGAC
This genomic window from Longimicrobium sp. contains:
- a CDS encoding DUF5916 domain-containing protein, whose amino-acid sequence is MRSRITLPALLLVSFHPAVALAQSQQSAPPARAAAAEARRPGTAVRITGAAPKLDGVLDDAAWAQAQPLADFVQRVPNPGSAASLRTEARVVYDDAAIYVGVRAFDPSPDSIVAPVGRRDMSGVTSEWIHVTIDSYNDKRTAFRFSVNPANVQKDVFHSNDTSEDVGWDAVWESETKVDSAGWVAEYRIPLSQLRFSTRADSAGQTWGFDVGRDIARRNERDDWSNIRPDRNGFVSQFGELHGIRGVSSGRRLEVIPYTLARLTRAPNRPGDPFFSPNDAVGGVGADVRYGLTSNLTLTATINPDFGQVEADPSQVNLTAFETFFSERRPFFTEGADIFRFGVSFPYFVRSGGFGNDQPFYSRRLGREPQASDPASDFAERPQNTTILGAAKVSGKTAGGLSVGILDALTAREQTEYIDPSGVRRAATVEPLTNYFVGRVIQDFRGGQSAIGAIASATVRDLDAGDPRLSLLTRDAFLAGVDGRHRFWGGNYELRASALGSLVRGSTAAISRIQLGPGHYFQRPDAADVEFDPTRTSLSGWLADVKVEKTGGGHMRGGLYAHARSPGLEMNDLGFQRSTDWFLQGGWIGYNHFEPTKRFLRWDANFNAWNGYNFAGERLTTGMNVNGSADLRNNWSGYFGSDTEFPALRTDILRGGPSFIGPAYTHYDAGINSDPRRRLSGDIWADGYNEWSTVGHSWSVGTDATLRAGARLRLTAGPSLTVGRDPWIFVSAPRDAAGQPHYVFADIRQRSVSLTTRASYAFTPRLTLDFYAQPFVATGEYGGLKEVVDPHAKSFDSRFSHFGNALSLEDGLYSVDRDGDGTPEFSFGRPDFNFKALRTNTVLRWEYRPGSTLFVVWSQGRENFEPNGQFRFARDFGRLFDGDRSPSTNVLLVKFNYWLNL
- a CDS encoding DUF1540 domain-containing protein, producing MQNPQERPQAQLSVVGACTVTDCKFNEAHECHAGQIEVRVGQDGAHCATYTPEASTRPRP
- the nudC gene encoding NAD(+) diphosphatase; this encodes MAQPNIFAGARFDRAALLRRDGDWIGERLRDPASRFAPVWQLKNLFAADGEPRVRWLTADEAAPLLGAGTAVFLGMDDGAAHFAVEVGHEDPADVALAAGGEFEELRRHGSILPPRDAGMLAFARGMMHWHARHRFCGVCGEPTEVRDAGHVRACTAPACGAVHFPRTDPAVIMLVTHEDRALLGRQSSWDAGRYSTLAGFVEPGESLEDAVAREVWEEAGVRLGEVRYHSSQPWPFPSSLMVGFTAEAADERIEVDHDELEDARWFTRDDLRRGLAGGTLLLPSPISISHRLVTGWLEGGVR
- a CDS encoding MFS transporter, producing the protein MPGDPPAAAEALPPRKASLLRGNLLWLSVVSLLNDSASEMIYPLLPLFLTGVLGAGPAFLGVIEGVAEASSSLLKLASGVVADRFGKRKALVAWGYGIAAAGRPLIALATGAWQVLGIRFADRVGKGLRTAPRDAMLAESVAPEVRGAAFGIHRAADHAGAVIGPLLASALLLVVVGDQPHRLRVVFALALVPGILTFLVVMAKVRETPRAVAAGPAAPGRRILPPLAEMGPVMPRYLGVLVLFALGNSSDAFLLLRARQLGVAVALIPLLWAALHVSKMVWSVIGGRMSDRTGPRAAIVGGWVVYAAVYAGFAFAGVEWHAWALFVAYGLFFGLTEAPEKALVAALAPAAVRGSAFGWYHAVTGVSVLFASILFGLVWDAFGSAAAFLTGAALALAAAVLLPLVVPPKPVPL
- a CDS encoding nucleotidyltransferase family protein yields the protein MIAGIVLAAGRSRRMGQPKAFLRLGGATFLERTVAALREGGCGEIVVVTGPPDEAPAAETAVAAERLGARVAVNPHTGSEQVDSLRAGLRALGEGIAAAAVVPVDVPGIAAATVRAVIDAFEGDPHPPIVQPCDGERHGHPVLFARALWPELMADPLPDGARTVIHAHAAQRAEVRVPHLAADVDTPEDYRRLLEMEG
- a CDS encoding XdhC/CoxI family protein; the encoded protein is MTEGDGAPLALAEAVRLAREALDGGEPMVSLAVIDSRGDGAPPPGTRMAVWADRHRGTLGDPRLDAQAIAFAREALVPGARLGTREISAGGVVAEVYAEPHHAPPELVIVGAGHIARPLCRIGALLGFRVTVLDDRPDFATRERFPEAEVVRRADFSDPFAGVSISPRTHLVLVTRGHKYDFEALRDVLRRPQRPAYIGMVGSRRRTRAALEQLAREGLDAERIAAVRAPVGLDVHAETPEEIAVAIAAEMVLLRRGGTGRPLRETERVWERWVAPRGESRNPDEGAP